The Acidobacteriota bacterium nucleotide sequence GGTCCTGTAGATCCGTGCGGCTCGCCGGGTTCCGACACCGTGAGAGTGGAGGAAGAGCATGATTTCCCGGATCGCTTTCTGATCCGACCAGGCCTGAGTGATGCGCTTCCTGCGGCCCGGTCCGATGCCCTCCACCGCTTCCAGACAGGCAGGGTGCTCCTCGATGATTTCGAAGATCTCCTCGCCGAATTTCTGCACCAGCTTTCGAGCGTAGACCGGTCCAATGCCCCTGACCATGCCGCTGGCCAGGTATTTTTCGATGCCTTCGGCGGTCGTGGGCGGGATGCATCTGAGTTGCCCCGCCTTGAACTGACGCCCGTGGTTCTTGTCGATGACCCAGGAGCCTTCGGCGCTGAGCCACTCTCCGGAGTTGACGATCGGCGCCGAACCCACCACGGTCGCCAGATCCCGCTGTCCCTTCACCTTGACCTGAAGCACACAAAACCCGTTCTCTTCGCTGAAGAAGGTGACCCGCTCGATGGAGCCTTCGAGTCGCTCGGAAACGGACGGGCGCAAATCAGCGGGCCCGGATAGGCCCTTGTTTCCAGAGGGTGAAAACGGCATGTCGTCTCCGGCCCCATTCAGGACAGCATTGCGGTTGCAGAGTGGATTCGGTCAAGGTAACTGAACCATCCCCATACTAATACGTCCGTCCCCAGCGCGGAACATTCGCAGGGACAAAATCCAGGAGGCAGGTTACCGCAGGAGCGCCTCGCAGGTCAGGAGGAATGCGCCTGCCATAGGCACTCAACAATGATGTCAAAACACTTTATCCCGCTCATCCTTCCAGAGGACCCGCTGGTGACTTTCCCCTCGCCTGTCGGCGAATGGGTGCCTAATCTGGCGGCTGTAATGGTTTTGCAGGATAAGAGGAGGAAACAATGCGTATCGGACCGGGGTTGCTCTCCCTCGTGGCTGCAACCGCTCTTTCACTGGCGACCAAGCCTGCTCTCCAGGCTCAACCCGATGGCAGCCTGACGGGCAACGTCTCTCTGAAGTCCAGCGGAGATCCTCTGCACGGCGCCAGCGTGACGATTGTGGAACTGGGTCGGAGCACCCTCAGCCAGGATGATGGAAGCTACCGTTTCCAGCAGGTCCCTCCCGGCAGATACACGGTTGAATCCCACCTCGACAGCCTGTTTACCGAAGCCTCCACCACGGTGACCGTCGAGCCCGGCCGCGAGGCCAAGGCCGACTTCCTGCTGGTGTTGGCGCCCCCTCAGTATGAGATCACGGTGACCGGATCGGAGAAGCGGGAAACGACCTTCGAGTCCTTTCAGAGCGTGGAATCGATCGGGCCCCATGAGCTGGGCCAATCGACCGATATCTCTCTGGGGGAGTTGCTGGACCACAGAGTCGGCACCGGGATTGCCAAGCGAGGCTTCGGACCGGGTCCCGCCCGGCCGATCGTGCGCGGATTTGACGGCGATCGGGTGCTGATCATGGAAGACGGCATCCGGACAGGCACGCTTTCGTCCCAGTCGGGCGATCACGGCGAGTTGATCAATCCCGCGCAACTGGAGAGGCTGGAGATCGTCAAGGGACCGGCCACCCTGCTCTACAGCGGCAATGCCATGGGCGGCACCGTCAATGCCATCAGCCGCCACCATGAAGCGCACCGCCATGCCCACAAGGGGTTTCGCGGATTCGTGACCGGATCGGCCGGTAGCGCCAATGCATTGGGTGGGGGCAGCGCCGGAATGGAGTACGGAACCGGCAATTGGATGATCTGGGGCCGCGGCGGGGGTGTGCGAGCCGG carries:
- a CDS encoding TonB-dependent receptor plug domain-containing protein; the encoded protein is MRIGPGLLSLVAATALSLATKPALQAQPDGSLTGNVSLKSSGDPLHGASVTIVELGRSTLSQDDGSYRFQQVPPGRYTVESHLDSLFTEASTTVTVEPGREAKADFLLVLAPPQYEITVTGSEKRETTFESFQSVESIGPHELGQSTDISLGELLDHRVGTGIAKRGFGPGPARPIVRGFDGDRVLIMEDGIRTGTLSSQSGDHGELINPAQLERLEIVKGPATLLYSGNAMGGTVNAISRHHEAHRHAHKGFRGFVTGSAGSANALGGGSAGMEYGTGNWMIWGRGGGVRAGDYTAPGQGKIYNSRSQLKNGGGGVGWYGKKVFFSVEAKFDDGAYGVPFVQEFHGHHGHGGHEDEGDDHDHDEDEDHDHDEDEDHDHDEDEDHDEDEDHDHDE